Proteins encoded within one genomic window of Amycolatopsis nigrescens CSC17Ta-90:
- a CDS encoding septum formation family protein, with product MRKVWERRIAALVFMVAGMLGLVSCASAVPGTAVAGAPPPPPPAPPKPKPTVLPKVGECVLDDNITPRQCSAAHTVEITAVTEIGQAAGAGYPEQTALLNAEMPDCYAALTGYLGSGEFAVTSLDAWMAWPNKQQWAGGERWQLCGVSEINVDGKGTSRTGSLSGVLAGDGIFNYQICSSVKARDAAVQRVPCNTTHVAETVPGVLKLGEPGQPMPSADAINAQGEPHCKPKIDDYLGIRDGRKDVFYAWRWPSAQQYANGNVYLVCYAEPQTPVTLPLRNVRGGPLPK from the coding sequence GTGCGGAAAGTCTGGGAACGCCGGATCGCGGCACTCGTATTCATGGTCGCCGGGATGCTCGGCCTGGTGTCCTGCGCCAGCGCGGTGCCCGGTACGGCGGTCGCCGGGGCACCGCCACCACCGCCACCCGCGCCGCCGAAGCCCAAGCCGACCGTGCTGCCGAAGGTCGGCGAATGCGTGCTGGACGACAACATCACCCCGCGCCAGTGCAGTGCGGCGCACACCGTGGAGATCACCGCAGTCACCGAGATCGGCCAGGCCGCCGGTGCGGGCTATCCGGAGCAGACCGCGCTGCTGAACGCCGAGATGCCGGACTGCTACGCCGCGCTAACCGGCTACCTCGGCAGCGGCGAGTTCGCGGTGACCAGCCTGGACGCCTGGATGGCCTGGCCGAACAAGCAGCAGTGGGCCGGTGGCGAGCGCTGGCAGCTCTGCGGGGTCTCCGAGATCAATGTGGACGGTAAGGGCACCTCGCGCACCGGCTCGCTGAGCGGCGTGCTGGCCGGCGACGGGATCTTCAACTACCAGATCTGCTCTTCGGTCAAGGCGCGCGACGCGGCGGTCCAGCGGGTGCCGTGCAACACCACGCATGTCGCGGAGACCGTGCCCGGCGTGCTGAAGCTGGGCGAGCCCGGCCAGCCGATGCCGTCGGCGGACGCGATCAACGCGCAGGGGGAGCCGCACTGCAAACCGAAGATCGACGACTATCTCGGTATCCGGGACGGGCGCAAGGACGTGTTCTACGCCTGGCGATGGCCGAGCGCGCAGCAGTACGCGAATGGCAACGTCTACCTGGTCTGCTATGCCGAACCGCAGACTCCGGTAACCCTTCCACTACGTAACGTGCGCGGTGGCCCGTTACCGAAATGA
- a CDS encoding helix-turn-helix domain-containing protein has protein sequence MVRVPLTEAERERGERLGAVLRTARGARSMVDVAAEAGISVETLRKIETGRIPTPAFFTVVAVADAVGLSLDTLRGTVDLRFAQAG, from the coding sequence ATGGTGCGAGTGCCGCTGACCGAAGCCGAACGCGAACGCGGGGAGCGGCTGGGAGCCGTGCTCCGCACCGCCCGCGGCGCCCGCAGCATGGTCGACGTGGCCGCCGAGGCCGGGATCTCGGTGGAGACCCTGCGCAAGATCGAAACCGGCCGCATCCCCACCCCGGCGTTCTTCACCGTGGTCGCGGTCGCCGACGCGGTCGGCCTTTCCTTGGACACCCTGCGCGGCACCGTGGACCTCCGCTTCGCGCAGGCGGGTTAG
- the mctP gene encoding monocarboxylate uptake permease MctP, whose product MKTELVLAQAPGAGLQWTELIIFSALFLLVTVLGFVASKWKAGSTLDHLDEWGLGGRKFGSWITWFLLGGDLYTAYTFVAVPALVFGAGALGFYALPYTILVYPIVLMPALRMWSVSRVRGYVTPADFVRGRFGSPTLALLIAVTGIVATMPYIALQLVGLESVLRTLGLNGSGIVGHLPLLVAFVILAVYTYQSGLRAPALIAFVKDILIYLVILVAVLYLPSKLGGWEGIFGAAEKKFAESKSTSDGTLLNRNNQLQYLTLALGSALALFLYPHSLTSVLASRGRSVIKRNMVALPAYSFLLGLLALLGYVAISAGVKPINNAATGNPDSNTVVPVLFDTQFPAWFAGIAFAAIGIGALVPAAIMSIAAANLWTRNIYKEYFKRDATPGQEAKQAKLASLIVKFGAVAFILFIDPQFSIDLQLIGGVLILQTLPAVALSLYTRWFHRWGLIAGWVVGIGWGVIMLYGIPNPANGKAHFGGSALPLKDLSLFGWHPFPGEMMQIYPGFIALIGNLVVAVLVTVVARRLKVSNGTDETEGTDYHTDEHDKDLRAIGVH is encoded by the coding sequence GTGAAGACGGAGTTGGTGCTGGCGCAGGCGCCGGGAGCCGGGCTGCAGTGGACCGAGCTGATCATCTTCAGCGCGCTGTTCCTGCTGGTGACCGTGCTCGGCTTCGTCGCGTCGAAGTGGAAGGCCGGGTCGACCCTGGACCACCTCGACGAATGGGGCCTCGGCGGGCGCAAGTTCGGCTCCTGGATCACCTGGTTCCTGCTCGGCGGTGACCTCTACACGGCGTACACCTTCGTCGCGGTGCCGGCGCTGGTCTTCGGGGCCGGCGCGCTCGGCTTCTACGCGCTGCCGTACACGATCCTGGTCTACCCGATCGTGCTGATGCCGGCGCTGCGGATGTGGTCGGTGTCCAGGGTGCGGGGCTACGTCACCCCGGCCGACTTCGTGCGCGGCCGGTTCGGCTCGCCGACACTGGCGCTGCTGATCGCGGTCACCGGGATCGTCGCGACCATGCCCTACATCGCGCTGCAACTGGTCGGGCTGGAGTCGGTGCTGCGCACCCTCGGCCTGAACGGCTCCGGCATCGTGGGGCACCTGCCGCTGCTGGTCGCGTTCGTCATCCTGGCCGTGTACACCTACCAGTCCGGCCTTCGCGCGCCCGCGCTGATCGCGTTCGTCAAGGACATCCTGATCTACCTGGTGATCCTGGTCGCGGTGCTCTACCTGCCGAGCAAGCTCGGCGGCTGGGAGGGGATCTTCGGCGCCGCGGAGAAGAAGTTCGCCGAGTCCAAGTCGACCAGCGACGGCACCCTGCTCAACCGCAACAACCAGCTGCAGTACCTGACGCTGGCCCTCGGTTCGGCGCTCGCGCTGTTCCTCTACCCGCACTCGCTGACCAGCGTGCTCGCCTCGCGCGGGCGCAGCGTGATCAAGCGGAACATGGTCGCGCTGCCCGCGTACTCGTTCCTGCTCGGCCTGCTCGCGCTGCTCGGCTACGTGGCGATCAGCGCGGGCGTCAAGCCGATCAACAACGCGGCCACCGGGAACCCGGACTCCAACACCGTGGTGCCGGTGCTGTTCGACACCCAGTTCCCGGCCTGGTTCGCCGGTATCGCCTTCGCCGCGATCGGGATCGGCGCACTGGTGCCGGCGGCGATCATGTCCATCGCCGCGGCGAACCTGTGGACGCGCAACATCTACAAGGAGTACTTCAAGCGGGACGCGACGCCGGGCCAGGAGGCGAAGCAGGCCAAGCTGGCCTCGCTGATCGTGAAGTTCGGCGCGGTGGCGTTCATCCTGTTCATCGACCCGCAGTTCTCCATCGACCTGCAGCTGATCGGCGGAGTGCTGATCCTGCAGACCCTGCCCGCGGTGGCGCTTTCGCTGTACACCAGGTGGTTCCACCGCTGGGGCCTGATCGCCGGCTGGGTGGTCGGCATCGGCTGGGGCGTGATCATGCTCTACGGCATCCCGAATCCGGCCAACGGCAAGGCCCACTTCGGCGGGTCGGCGCTGCCGCTGAAGGACCTGTCGCTGTTCGGCTGGCACCCGTTCCCCGGCGAGATGATGCAGATCTACCCCGGCTTCATCGCGCTGATCGGCAACCTGGTGGTGGCGGTGCTGGTCACCGTCGTCGCGCGGCGGCTCAAGGTCTCCAACGGCACCGACGAGACCGAGGGCACCGACTACCACACCGACGAGCACGACAAGGACCTCCGCGCCATCGGCGTCCACTAG
- a CDS encoding alpha/beta hydrolase, whose amino-acid sequence MRKLRYAVVIPAMAGTLLAGFTPAFAAEAGAPPLNSTNIPDRYASQALNWHTCGPDELPSAPPPGAEGIECATFTTPRDWYRPDDRIDLTIAVSRLKATGDKATASVITNPGGPGAPGRSFPARLRNQAKLRVNQEIVGFDPRGTGKSTNITCGGAIGTGSTLDPRDRDRKNLNLILDATRYAANSCQVKSGELGPLINTDQTVKDIDLLRALLKRDKINWVGYSAGTWMGAHYAQAYPDRTGRFVLDSATEFTTTWQKSFDWQPLGFERRFRQDFLPWMAKYDSVYHFGTSGEAARQTYEQVRYALTKNPVVIDGAPLSANELDSYIAGQLYAKSRFAATATRLVNVRTLTQGDAPEAQKAAAAQQVKVDRQADSEVNGPQPLMVPTDYDDAYDASFWTIPCNEGPWTGNRNTVIRQSQKLIDQQLPLLGAGWLIQPCIFWKNQPAPLPVLNGHGVPPVLIVQATHDPATPIEGATRAHQAFANSRMLTVTDEGDHGIYAGGNTGVDKVVEDYLVDGKVPADQSLPGLPLPVPPGA is encoded by the coding sequence ATGCGAAAACTGCGCTATGCGGTGGTGATCCCGGCGATGGCGGGCACCCTGCTGGCGGGGTTCACACCGGCGTTCGCCGCCGAGGCGGGGGCACCGCCGCTGAACTCCACGAACATCCCGGACCGCTACGCGAGCCAGGCGTTGAACTGGCACACCTGCGGACCGGACGAACTGCCCAGCGCACCACCGCCCGGTGCCGAAGGCATCGAGTGCGCGACCTTCACCACCCCGCGCGACTGGTACCGGCCGGACGACCGGATCGACCTGACCATCGCGGTGAGCAGGCTCAAGGCAACCGGCGACAAGGCCACCGCCAGCGTGATCACCAACCCGGGCGGCCCCGGCGCGCCCGGCCGCAGCTTCCCGGCGCGGCTGCGCAACCAGGCCAAGCTGCGGGTGAACCAGGAGATCGTCGGCTTCGACCCGCGCGGCACCGGGAAGAGCACGAACATCACCTGCGGTGGCGCGATCGGCACCGGCAGCACGCTGGACCCGCGGGACCGCGACCGGAAGAACCTGAACCTGATCCTGGACGCCACCCGGTACGCGGCGAACTCCTGCCAGGTGAAGTCCGGTGAGCTCGGCCCGCTGATCAACACCGACCAGACGGTCAAGGACATCGACCTGCTGCGGGCTCTGCTCAAGCGGGACAAGATCAACTGGGTGGGCTACTCGGCGGGCACCTGGATGGGCGCGCACTACGCGCAGGCCTACCCGGACCGCACCGGCCGGTTCGTGCTGGACTCGGCCACCGAATTCACCACCACCTGGCAGAAGTCCTTCGACTGGCAGCCGCTCGGCTTCGAGCGCCGCTTCCGGCAGGACTTCCTGCCGTGGATGGCGAAGTACGACTCGGTGTACCACTTCGGCACCTCCGGTGAGGCGGCAAGGCAGACCTACGAGCAGGTCCGCTACGCGCTCACCAAGAACCCGGTGGTGATCGACGGCGCGCCGCTGTCCGCGAACGAGCTGGACTCCTACATCGCCGGCCAGCTCTACGCCAAGAGCCGCTTCGCGGCCACGGCCACCCGGCTGGTGAACGTCCGCACGCTGACCCAGGGCGACGCACCGGAGGCGCAGAAGGCCGCGGCGGCGCAGCAGGTCAAGGTGGACCGGCAGGCCGACTCCGAGGTCAACGGCCCGCAGCCGCTGATGGTGCCGACCGACTACGACGACGCCTACGACGCGAGCTTCTGGACCATCCCGTGCAACGAGGGACCGTGGACCGGGAACCGCAACACGGTGATCCGGCAGTCGCAGAAGCTGATCGACCAGCAGCTGCCGCTGCTCGGGGCGGGCTGGCTGATCCAGCCGTGCATCTTCTGGAAGAACCAGCCCGCACCGCTGCCGGTGCTCAACGGCCATGGCGTGCCGCCGGTGCTGATCGTGCAGGCGACGCACGACCCGGCCACCCCGATCGAAGGCGCGACGCGCGCACACCAGGCGTTCGCGAACTCGCGGATGCTGACCGTCACCGACGAGGGTGACCACGGCATCTACGCCGGTGGCAACACGGGTGTGGACAAGGTGGTGGAGGACTACCTCGTGGACGGCAAGGTGCCGGCCGACCAGAGCCTGCCCGGTCTGCCGTTGCCGGTACCACCCGGCGCGTAA
- a CDS encoding phosphoenolpyruvate carboxykinase (GTP) yields the protein MTAVAIPGLDKAPTSHSGVLSWVREVAELTTPDRVVWVDGSDEEAARINAELVEAGTFVPLKSKPNSYWAASDPDDVARVEERTFICSENEQDAGPTNHWRDPVEMKATMTELYRGCMRGRTMYVIPFCMGPLGDENPKLGIEITDFAYVVASMNVMTRAGKKALDKFVTEDGTEREFVPALHSVGAPLDEGQQDVPWPCNTTKYITHFPESRTIWSYGSGYGGNSLLGKKCYSLRIGSVIARDEGWLAEHMLILKLISPENEVHYVAAAFPSACGKTNLAMLQPTIPGWRAETLGDDIAWMRFGDDGRLYAVNPEFGFFGVAPGTDWHTNPNAMRTIEKGNTVFTNVALTDDGDIWWEGMENTPSHATSWKKQDWTPDSEEKAAHPNSRYCTPMSQCPILAPEWDDPKGVPISAILFGGRRKTTVPLVNEARDWQHGVFMGATMSSEKTAAAAGTVGEVRRDPMAMLPFLGYHAGDYFKHWLDLGKNADAAKLPKIFYVNWFRRGDDKRFLWPGFGENSRVLKWIIDRVEGRGNAVETPVGFVPTAADLDTEGLTEPIEDIQAALAVDPAEWREELPLIEEWFEKIGDRVPAGLRDELDQLAQRLA from the coding sequence ATGACTGCAGTAGCCATCCCCGGGCTGGACAAGGCACCCACGTCGCACAGTGGTGTGTTGTCCTGGGTCCGGGAGGTCGCTGAGCTGACCACCCCGGACCGAGTGGTGTGGGTGGACGGCTCCGACGAAGAAGCCGCGCGCATCAACGCCGAACTCGTCGAAGCAGGCACGTTCGTGCCGCTGAAGTCGAAGCCGAACTCCTACTGGGCCGCCTCGGACCCCGATGACGTGGCGAGGGTCGAGGAGCGCACCTTCATCTGCTCGGAGAACGAGCAGGACGCCGGGCCGACCAACCACTGGCGGGACCCGGTCGAGATGAAGGCGACCATGACCGAGCTCTACCGGGGCTGCATGCGCGGTCGCACGATGTACGTCATCCCGTTCTGCATGGGCCCGCTCGGCGACGAGAACCCGAAGCTGGGCATCGAGATCACCGACTTCGCCTACGTGGTCGCCTCGATGAACGTGATGACCCGCGCCGGCAAGAAGGCGCTGGACAAGTTCGTCACCGAGGACGGCACCGAGCGCGAGTTCGTGCCCGCGCTGCACTCGGTCGGCGCGCCGCTGGACGAGGGCCAGCAGGACGTGCCGTGGCCGTGCAACACCACCAAGTACATCACCCACTTCCCGGAGAGCCGCACCATCTGGAGCTACGGCTCCGGCTACGGCGGCAACTCGCTGCTCGGCAAGAAGTGCTACTCGCTGCGCATCGGTTCGGTGATCGCGCGGGACGAGGGCTGGCTCGCCGAGCACATGCTGATCCTGAAGCTGATCTCGCCGGAGAACGAGGTGCACTACGTCGCGGCGGCCTTCCCGTCCGCCTGCGGCAAGACGAACCTCGCCATGCTGCAGCCGACCATTCCCGGCTGGCGCGCGGAGACCCTCGGCGACGACATCGCGTGGATGCGCTTCGGCGACGACGGCAGGCTGTACGCGGTGAACCCGGAGTTCGGGTTCTTCGGCGTGGCGCCGGGCACCGACTGGCACACCAACCCGAACGCGATGCGCACCATCGAAAAGGGCAACACCGTGTTCACCAACGTCGCGCTGACCGACGACGGGGACATCTGGTGGGAGGGCATGGAGAACACGCCTTCGCACGCGACTTCGTGGAAGAAGCAGGACTGGACCCCCGACTCCGAGGAGAAGGCGGCGCACCCGAACTCGCGCTACTGCACGCCGATGTCGCAGTGCCCGATCCTGGCGCCGGAGTGGGACGACCCCAAGGGTGTGCCGATCTCGGCGATCCTGTTCGGCGGCCGCCGCAAGACCACCGTGCCGCTGGTGAACGAGGCCCGCGACTGGCAGCACGGCGTGTTCATGGGCGCCACCATGTCCTCGGAGAAGACCGCGGCCGCGGCCGGCACGGTCGGCGAGGTGCGCCGCGACCCGATGGCCATGCTGCCGTTCCTCGGCTACCACGCCGGTGACTACTTCAAGCACTGGCTGGACCTCGGCAAGAACGCCGACGCGGCGAAGCTGCCGAAGATCTTCTACGTGAACTGGTTCCGCCGTGGCGACGACAAGCGCTTCCTGTGGCCGGGATTCGGTGAGAACTCGCGGGTGCTGAAGTGGATCATCGACCGGGTCGAGGGCCGCGGCAACGCGGTGGAGACCCCGGTCGGGTTCGTGCCCACCGCGGCGGACCTGGACACCGAGGGCCTCACCGAGCCGATCGAGGACATCCAGGCCGCGCTCGCCGTGGACCCAGCGGAATGGCGCGAGGAGCTCCCGCTGATCGAGGAGTGGTTCGAGAAGATCGGTGACCGCGTCCCGGCCGGTCTCCGCGACGAACTCGACCAGCTCGCCCAACGCCTCGCCTGA
- a CDS encoding TetR/AcrR family transcriptional regulator, with product MARLSRAESQARTRELLVDTARELFLRDGYSATSLAKVAEVAGFSTGAVYSNFENKSALALVVLDRIQEEKLGEAGVIFADRAGLDEKLDAIREWADRTLDSGWARLELEFALEARADPQLVRALVDREAQVVALVARTLEQPLADLGLDGVVPPKVLAGGLISLAVGLAMQRLVDPKVSTSGLIDLLRSVLGFAAKAR from the coding sequence ATGGCCCGACTGAGCCGCGCCGAGAGCCAGGCGCGCACCCGCGAGCTGCTGGTGGACACCGCGCGCGAGCTGTTCCTCCGCGACGGCTACAGCGCCACGTCGCTGGCCAAGGTGGCCGAGGTGGCCGGCTTCTCCACCGGTGCGGTGTACTCGAACTTCGAGAACAAGAGCGCGCTGGCGCTGGTCGTGCTGGACCGGATCCAGGAGGAGAAGCTCGGCGAGGCCGGGGTGATCTTCGCGGACCGGGCCGGCCTGGACGAGAAGCTGGACGCGATCCGGGAGTGGGCCGACCGCACGCTGGACAGCGGCTGGGCCAGGCTGGAGCTGGAGTTCGCGCTGGAGGCCAGGGCGGATCCGCAGCTGGTGCGGGCGCTGGTGGACCGCGAGGCGCAGGTGGTCGCGCTGGTCGCCAGGACCCTGGAGCAGCCGCTGGCCGACCTCGGCCTGGACGGGGTGGTGCCGCCAAAGGTGCTGGCCGGCGGGTTGATCAGCCTCGCGGTCGGACTGGCCATGCAGCGCCTCGTCGACCCCAAGGTGTCCACCAGCGGGCTGATCGACCTGCTGCGCAGTGTGCTCGGCTTCGCCGCGAAAGCGCGCTAA
- a CDS encoding TIGR03621 family F420-dependent LLM class oxidoreductase produces the protein MSKSRPFRFAVNMHVPASRKEWVEKCRKAEELGYQVIGVADHLGMPPPFPSLVLAAEATERARLNTYVLNAPFYNPTLLAREATGTDQFTDGRLELGLGAGYVQAEFEAAGIPFERPGLRIDHLERTITELQRLYADPEHKPRPVQQPGPPLMIAGGGDRLLTLAARYADIIGFAGGRPVAKGAAPSFEDDDGMLERVEFVRDRLHGRDAELNLLLPFLDLTGDRAGSLEKLRQFAPGMTEELLDRTPSVLIGDERHAADRLHELRERFGFSYFTVLEDNLEPFSRIVGLLR, from the coding sequence ATGAGCAAGAGCAGGCCGTTTCGCTTCGCGGTCAACATGCACGTGCCGGCTTCGCGCAAGGAGTGGGTGGAGAAGTGCCGCAAGGCCGAGGAGCTCGGCTACCAGGTGATCGGGGTCGCCGACCATCTCGGCATGCCGCCGCCCTTCCCGTCGCTGGTGCTCGCGGCCGAGGCGACCGAGCGGGCTCGGCTGAACACCTACGTGCTCAACGCGCCCTTCTACAACCCGACCCTGCTGGCCCGTGAGGCCACCGGCACCGACCAGTTCACCGACGGCAGGCTCGAACTCGGCCTCGGCGCCGGTTACGTGCAGGCCGAGTTCGAGGCCGCCGGCATCCCCTTCGAACGCCCGGGGCTGCGGATCGACCACCTGGAGCGGACCATCACCGAGCTCCAGCGGCTTTACGCCGATCCGGAGCACAAGCCGCGCCCGGTGCAGCAGCCCGGCCCGCCGCTGATGATCGCCGGTGGCGGGGACCGGCTGCTCACCCTGGCCGCGCGGTACGCCGACATCATCGGTTTCGCGGGCGGACGGCCGGTCGCCAAGGGTGCCGCACCGTCCTTTGAGGACGACGACGGCATGCTCGAGCGGGTCGAGTTCGTCCGCGACCGCTTGCACGGCCGGGACGCGGAGCTGAACCTGCTGCTCCCGTTCCTGGACCTCACCGGCGACCGAGCCGGCTCGCTGGAGAAGCTGCGGCAGTTCGCGCCCGGAATGACCGAGGAGTTGCTCGACCGGACCCCCAGCGTGCTGATCGGCGACGAGCGGCACGCCGCGGATCGGCTGCACGAGCTGCGGGAGCGGTTCGGGTTCAGCTACTTCACCGTGCTGGAGGACAACCTGGAGCCGTTCTCGCGGATCGTCGGGCTGCTGCGTTAA
- a CDS encoding SDR family NAD(P)-dependent oxidoreductase, whose product MALSPLSLARTAAWRTARSLFTMRGHCTDQELAAAVRGKTVLLTGASFGIGEATARRLGAAGATVLLVARSDDRLREVAGSITAAGGEAHGYPADLTDGPAVQALVEQVLDKHGHVDVLVNNAGRSIRRSVEDSYDRAHDYERTMAINYLGPVRLTLGLLPSMRERRSGHVVSVATHGVAPGMPAVPLWGAYLSSKVAFDWWLRTMALEAKGDGVTATSVYMGLVHTRMSAPSPSVRQIPGISPATAAGVLCDAIVRRPKSMEPLWTKATSAATTMLSGPIDLALSKAFQRGRAI is encoded by the coding sequence GTGGCCCTGTCTCCGCTCTCCCTGGCCCGAACCGCGGCATGGCGCACCGCCCGGTCGCTGTTCACCATGCGCGGGCACTGCACCGACCAGGAGCTGGCGGCGGCGGTACGCGGCAAGACGGTGCTGCTCACCGGCGCGTCCTTCGGGATCGGCGAGGCCACCGCCCGGCGGCTCGGCGCCGCCGGCGCGACCGTGCTGCTGGTGGCGCGCAGCGACGACCGGCTACGTGAGGTGGCCGGCTCGATCACCGCGGCCGGCGGCGAGGCGCACGGCTACCCGGCCGACCTCACCGACGGCCCGGCGGTGCAGGCGCTGGTCGAGCAGGTGCTGGACAAGCACGGCCACGTGGACGTGCTGGTGAACAACGCGGGCCGGTCCATCCGGCGCTCCGTCGAGGACTCCTACGACCGGGCGCACGACTACGAGCGCACCATGGCGATCAACTACCTCGGGCCGGTCCGGCTCACCCTCGGCCTGCTGCCGTCGATGCGGGAACGGCGGTCCGGCCACGTGGTCTCGGTGGCCACGCACGGGGTCGCCCCCGGCATGCCGGCCGTCCCGCTGTGGGGCGCCTACCTGTCCTCCAAGGTCGCCTTCGACTGGTGGTTGCGCACCATGGCGCTGGAGGCCAAGGGCGACGGGGTGACCGCCACGAGTGTCTACATGGGACTCGTGCACACCAGGATGAGCGCGCCGTCACCGAGCGTCCGGCAGATCCCCGGCATCTCCCCTGCCACCGCGGCCGGGGTGCTCTGCGACGCGATCGTGCGGCGGCCGAAGTCGATGGAACCGCTTTGGACCAAGGCCACCTCGGCGGCCACCACGATGCTCTCCGGGCCGATCGATTTGGCGCTGAGCAAAGCGTTCCAGCGAGGTCGTGCCATCTAG
- a CDS encoding MFS transporter, with translation MTRSAGFGRVVGAGVVGTTVEFFDFFLYASAATAIFPQVFFPGSEGLLGVLAALLTYAVGFVARPIGGVLFGHFGDRLGRKRLLVISLLMMGVASALIGVLPGYAEIGVAAPILLTVLRLAQGFALGGEFGGAVVLVAEHGPPKRRGFWTAWPQTGGPLGNLLANGALTTVAWLTTDAQYGSWGWRLPFIASLLIVGIGLWIRLRVEESPLFTAAAKAERTVRTPLLRVFVEHPRPLFSAFAARLGENAAFYVFTVFLLVYAQHLGVPKGVATGAVTAGSVVQVLGMLAGGALSDRFGRRPVAVIAAVLAAGWTPVFFALVGGKASAAIFLAVATGLLLHGLLTGAQSAFYTELFSTELRYSGVSIGYQAATMFSGAAAPLIGTAFLRSTGSATPVVLMLMLCLALTVVGMLVVPETRHKQLS, from the coding sequence ATGACGAGGTCAGCCGGGTTCGGGCGGGTGGTCGGCGCCGGGGTCGTCGGCACCACCGTGGAGTTCTTCGACTTCTTCCTCTACGCCAGCGCGGCGACCGCGATCTTCCCGCAGGTGTTCTTCCCCGGCTCCGAGGGACTGCTCGGGGTGCTCGCCGCACTGCTCACCTACGCGGTCGGGTTCGTGGCCAGGCCGATCGGCGGGGTGCTCTTCGGGCATTTCGGCGACCGGCTCGGCCGCAAACGGCTGCTGGTGATCAGCCTGCTGATGATGGGGGTGGCTTCCGCGCTGATCGGTGTGCTGCCCGGGTACGCCGAGATCGGCGTGGCCGCGCCGATCCTGCTCACCGTGCTGCGCCTGGCGCAGGGCTTCGCGCTCGGCGGCGAGTTCGGCGGCGCGGTGGTGCTGGTCGCCGAGCACGGGCCGCCGAAGCGCCGCGGGTTCTGGACGGCATGGCCGCAGACCGGCGGCCCGCTCGGCAACCTGCTCGCCAACGGCGCGCTCACCACGGTCGCCTGGCTGACCACGGACGCGCAGTACGGCTCGTGGGGCTGGCGGCTGCCGTTCATCGCGTCGCTGCTGATCGTCGGGATCGGGCTGTGGATCCGGCTGCGGGTGGAGGAGTCCCCGCTGTTCACCGCGGCGGCGAAGGCGGAACGCACCGTGCGGACGCCGCTCCTGCGCGTCTTCGTCGAGCATCCGAGGCCGCTGTTCAGCGCGTTCGCGGCCCGTCTCGGGGAGAACGCCGCCTTCTACGTGTTCACCGTCTTCCTGCTCGTCTACGCGCAGCACCTCGGCGTGCCGAAGGGAGTGGCGACCGGCGCGGTGACCGCGGGCTCGGTGGTGCAGGTGCTCGGCATGCTGGCCGGCGGCGCGCTGTCCGACCGGTTCGGCCGCCGCCCGGTGGCGGTCATCGCCGCGGTGCTGGCCGCGGGCTGGACGCCGGTGTTCTTCGCACTGGTCGGCGGCAAGGCATCGGCCGCCATCTTCCTCGCGGTGGCCACCGGGCTACTGCTGCACGGGCTGCTCACCGGGGCGCAGTCGGCCTTCTACACCGAGCTGTTCAGCACCGAGCTGAGGTACTCCGGGGTCTCCATCGGCTACCAGGCGGCGACCATGTTCTCCGGTGCGGCCGCGCCGCTGATCGGCACCGCCTTCCTGCGCAGCACCGGTTCCGCCACCCCGGTGGTGCTGATGCTGATGCTCTGCCTGGCGCTGACCGTGGTCGGCATGCTCGTCGTCCCCGAGACCCGCCACAAGCAACTGTCGTGA
- a CDS encoding DUF3311 domain-containing protein, with protein MAGKHSGKVTGFQFSPWNLLLIIPLLILVTPLFNFHEPRLFGMPFFYWSQLAFVVVGVICVGLVYALTRRVGTNPEPDRLPVDELDEGETR; from the coding sequence ATGGCTGGCAAGCACAGCGGGAAGGTGACCGGGTTCCAGTTCAGCCCGTGGAACCTGCTGCTGATCATTCCCCTGCTGATCCTGGTCACGCCGCTGTTCAACTTCCATGAGCCGCGACTGTTCGGCATGCCGTTCTTCTACTGGTCCCAGCTGGCGTTCGTGGTCGTCGGGGTGATCTGCGTCGGCCTGGTGTACGCGCTGACCAGGCGGGTCGGCACCAACCCGGAGCCCGACCGGCTGCCGGTCGACGAGCTCGATGAAGGGGAGACCCGGTGA
- a CDS encoding ester cyclase, with protein sequence MSEVARELYRRWLDELWNGSPDAAEQLVSADFAGHWPDREVTGPAELAALIAETQGMFTDLEFELTVGPMADGDLVAGRWIGTGTTPDGERARFLGNDILRVRDGRFTEYWVASAELPA encoded by the coding sequence ATGAGCGAAGTGGCACGCGAGCTTTACCGGCGCTGGCTGGACGAGCTGTGGAACGGCAGCCCGGACGCCGCCGAGCAGCTGGTGTCCGCGGACTTCGCCGGGCACTGGCCGGACCGGGAGGTGACCGGCCCGGCCGAGCTGGCCGCGCTGATCGCCGAAACCCAGGGCATGTTCACCGACCTCGAGTTCGAGCTGACGGTCGGCCCGATGGCCGACGGCGACCTGGTGGCCGGCCGCTGGATCGGCACCGGCACCACTCCGGACGGCGAACGGGCCCGGTTCCTCGGCAACGACATCCTGCGCGTGCGGGACGGCCGGTTCACCGAGTACTGGGTCGCTTCCGCTGAACTCCCCGCCTGA